Genomic DNA from Prosthecobacter sp. SYSU 5D2:
GAGCCGATGTGGCTGACCACCTTGCGGAAGGCCTCCGGGCGCTCCCAGGCGACGGTGAAAGCGCAGATGCCGCCGCTGCTGTTGCCACAAATGGCCCGCTCATCGGGATTGGTGGTGAGGTTGTAATCCTTGGCCACGGCGGGCAGGATTTCTTCCAGCAGGAAACGGGCGTAGAGGTCGCCGAGAGAATCGTATTCGAAGCTGCGGTTGCTGCGGGGCTTCTCCTTCGATTTGGGGTCCTTGTTGGGAAAGCTGCCGGGCTGGATGAAGATGCCGATGGTGACGGGCATTTCCCCTTTGGCAATGAGGTTGTCAAAAACCACGGGGGCGCGGAAGGTGCCGTCGGGCTTCACAAAACCGGCTCCATCGCAAAAGACCATGACGGCGGCGGGTTTGTCCTGGGTGTATTGGGCGGGCACATAGACCCACCAGTCACGCGTGGTACCGGGGAAGATTTTGGATTCTGTCCACGGGGGCATCTGCGTGACCTTTCCCTGCGGCACGCCGGGCTGCACCTGGGAATCAGGCCCGAGGACGTATTGGTCATCCTGAGGAGCGGCTTGGAGGCTGAGGCAGAGAAAGAGGAACAGACAGGCGGCAGAAAACTTCATAGCGAGCGTGAACTAACGTGCGCCAGTGGCGCATGTTGCAATCACTGGCGGTCAAAGAAGCTTTCTTCTTCACGGTCGCCGACCTTGAGGTAACGGTAATAGACCTCAAGCTGAAGGGTGCAGAGGACCTGCCTGTAGATGGGGTCGGAGGCATCTCCCGAAGGCCAGTTAGGGCGGCCTTTCTTAAAGGTGCCGTCTGGCTGCTGGGCAGCGAGGATCTGCGGGAGGAACTGCTCGTTGTAGAATTTCCATTCTTCACCGCCGGCCTGGAAGAAGGTCTGGGTGTAGTAGTACCAGCAGTAGAGGTTGCAGTTTTTGTTCCAGTCCAGCGGCTCGGCTTCCAGGAAGGCGCGAAGGAACCCGATGCCCTTTTTGATGGAGCCAGTGCGGCCTTTGGCCAGGGTCTGAAGTCCGAGTGTGCCGACGCCAGTGAGGCTCCACTGGTTGTAGTGGGCATCCCGGCTGGTTTTGCCAAAACCACCGTCCTTGCTCTGAAGGCGCTCAATGTAGTCGCAGGTTTTGGTGATGGCGGAATCCAGGCCCTGAATCTTCAGGCCGGTGTATTTGGCGGCCTTAAGGGCCTGATACTGCCAGCCGGCGACGGAGAGGTCTTCGCGGGAGGAGGTGGGTTTTCCCTCGGCAATGTTTTTGGTGTAGTAGTCCCAGGAGCCTTCTCCGTTTTTGGCATCGGCCTTGTTCTGAGTTTTGATGATGAGCTCGACACCTTTTTCAAAGGCCTCTCTCATGCCGGGAAGCTGCTTGCTGCCAAGACGTGCCAGGGTGTACATCTCACCCAGGGCATAGGTGGCTATGCCGTGTTCATAGGCTCCGGCATTGCCTTTAAAATCGTCAGTGATGGCTCCATGCTCGTTGGTCTTGGAGAGCTCCACCAGGTACATGATGGCACGCATGACATTATCCCCGTAGAAGGGGGAATCAGGCGTTTCACAACGGCCCAGGTAGCAAAGGAGAGCGAGTCCAGTCATGGCGGCTTTGTTGCGCTTGCCACCGCCCTGGCCCCAAGAGCCATCTTCGTTCTGCTGGCCTTTCAGCCATTCCAGGGAGGCGGAGACCGCCCTTTCACATTCGGCACTTCCGCCGTTTTGACGGAGTTTTTCAAGCCGCTCGGAGGTGGAACAGCGCTGCTTCATGGAGGGAGGCAGACTGACGAACCCGGCCATACCGCCCATGCCCATGCCAGTGCCAAAACCGCCGCCACCACCCGCTTTGCCAAACCCGCCGCTACCCAGGCTGCCACCGCCGAGCATGGAGCTGACATCCGGTACATCCAGCAGATCCGGTGGCGCATCCGGCAGGGTGATGGCGGAGTTTTGGCTCGTGCTGACGATCTTTTTCATCGGCATGGCCTTGTTCAGCGAGGTGCGCTTTTTCTGCTGAACTTTGTGCTGCATTTCCGCCGATGCCTGAGCGCCCTGCTGGGTGCCGCCGCCGGGGAGGAAATCAACCTGCTTCTGGATCATCTGCGAGCTGACCACGATAGCCCCGCCGACAACAAGGATGCCGACGTGGATGGCGATGCTGAGAGCCAGCGAGCCACCGCCAACTTTGCGCCAGGCCTCAATGATGGCGTTGGGGCGCCGGGGAGCTTCAAAATGATTGAGAGCCGGAGGGTGGAAGATCTCTCCGCCGACGGCCTCAACGGCCATGACCGCATCCTCATCTTCCTCAATGGCAGCCACAGGCACCGGCCCGGATGCACCAGAAGGCCCGTGGACACCGGCAGGCGGCGGAGGCATCATGCCATGCTGCACCGGGTAGCCCAGGTTCCCCTGCACGGGATAACCAAGGTTTCCACTTTGGGCATATCCCGGCGGTGGGCCCAGACGCTGGGTGGCTCCTGGATCCGAGGGTGCAGACGGACCGTCTGGAGCAGGTGGTGGAGTATCAGACATAGGTCGAAGAAATGAAGAGGACAGGAACAGAACCCGTCAGGCCTGGTTAAAAAAAGTCGTCTCCACCAACGGTGAAGGTGACGTTGGCGATGCGGGCTTTGGCCATGGAATTGAGCACATCAATGATGCGCTCATAGCGGGCCTGCTCCTCAGCCTGGATGGTGACCATGACCTTGGCATTCCGATGATCCGCCTCCTGCTTCAGACGCATGAGGGTGTTGGTGAAATTCGGCAGCACCTTGTCTCCGGGTGAATCAAACTCCTCTTCATTCAGCGTGACCACCCCTGTCTCCTCCACGGTCACCATGATCTCATCTGGCGGGGTGTTTTCATCCGCCAACGCAGGGACGCCAAGGCCCGGAAGCTGGGTTTTCAGCTCGCGCTCCACTTTCACGGCACCGGCCATGACCATGAAGAAAAGCATGATGACGAAGACCACGTCAATCATGGGCGCGATCTGGAAGCCCATGTTGACCTGTTCCGCCTCGATGAGACGATGTTTATTATGATGGGCCATGGATCAGGCGTCTTTGTTGAGGGCTGAGAAAGAGATGTCATCAATGCCGGACTGGGCGATGAGAGCCATGACCTTCTGGATCTCCACAGCGGGCACATCGCGGTCACCGCGGATGATAACCCGGTACGTGGGATTGTTGTTTTTGAGCTGGGTGAGGATGTTGACGATTTCCTCATTCTCCAGTTCACGGTTGTCGAGCTTGATGATGGACTGCTGCTTGGCGGCAATCCAGCGGACGTTGACGGAGGCCTCAAACATGGCGTTCTTGTCCTCTTTTTTCTTGGCATCAGCTGCCACAGGCAGCTTGATGTCCTTGTCAATTTCCGCCACCTGCGCCGAGGTGATGCTCATAAAGAAAATGAGCAGCACCAGCAGCACATCAATCATCGGAGCGATTTGAAACTCCGGTTCTCCGCTTTCGGTACTACCTCCTCCTCCTGCCATATGGGTATCGGTTTAAAGTGTTAAAAACATTCAGGTGTCTGGATGCCGGAAGATAAAAATCAACCGACCGCGACGGCGACAGCCTCACCATTGCCAGTGACCCAGTTAGGCACCGCAGCATAGAACTCCTCTTCACCCACATGGGCATCCTTGAGGTGCTCATAAGGCATTTTGCGGAAAAGGGAGGAAACGATTTCCTGGAGGCCGTGCATGGAGCCCTGAAGACGGTTGCGCAGGAAATAGAAGATCATGAAGGCTGGCACAGCAACGGCGAGGCCGGAGGCAGTGGCGACGAGCACCTCACCGATGGCAGCGGAAAGCTTGGACGGATCTCCCACACCGCTAGTGCCCAGGGTGGCGAAGGCGCTCATCATCCCGGTAACGGTGCCGACCAGCCCGATCATGGGCGTACACACACCGAGAACGGAGAGGTAGTTGATGCGGGTCTGGACGACGGAGTTGGTCTTGTTAAGCTCAGAGAACAGGGCGCTTTCTACAGCCTCCTGGCCCTCGCCAACAAAGCTGAGACCGACACGGGTGACATTGGCGAAGTACGAATTGTTGCTGCGGCAGAACTGGTAGGCGCCCACATAGTCACCAGCGCGGAAGAGGTCCTGCACCTGGGAGACCTGCCCAGGAGGTGCCATGCTTTTGACGTTGGTGCGCATCCAGAGGTCCACCGTCAGCCAGACGAGGGCGATAGAGCAGAGGAGCAAGGGATACATGATCCAGCCGCCTTCATGGAAGCGGTCCATCAGGGTGTGCTCATGAATGACCGGAGCGGCGGCGGCCTCCCCGGCGGGGGCGGCATCCTGGGCGCTCATGGAGGAGACAAAAATGAAATTGCCACCGACCAGAAGCGCGCAGGCGCTAAGGCGGACAAAACCACGGAGGAGGGTCTGGAACATGGAGGGACGTGTGCGGGTGTGCATGGGAGGCGTATCAGGTGTTGGGATTGGTTTTGAAAAGAGGGGGTGATTTGGTTGCGAAGTCAGCTTTTTTCAGCAGGGGCCGAAGCTTCTTCTTCCTGCTCGGGCTCGTTTTTCATGCCGTTGATGGCGGCCTTGGACTTGACCGCTGTTTCCGCAATCGCGGACCCTTTGTAGGACTCCGCAATACGGGTGAAGAGAGCCTGGGCATCTTCAAAACGTTTCATGTTCACCAGCATCTGGCCGGCTTTGAGCTCGGCATCGGGAACGCGCTGCATCTGAGTGCCATAAAAAACCGGGATGCGGAGATAAGCCATGAGAGCCTTTTCCCACTCCTTCTTTTTGGCATGAATGTCGGCAATGATCATCCAGATGGAGGCTCCGACAGAGGAATCATCCGTATCGGAGAGGATGCTTTCAGCCTCCGCCATGATGGAGGTGTATTCGGTGGAGGTCTGGCGGTCAATGTCGAGCTGGATGATGCGCAGCGTCATCTTCTGCTCAGGAGAGAGGGGCAGGGTTCTGAGCTGGGGAAGCATTTTGATGGTCTCCTCAAACTTGCCTGCCTGGCTGAGGGTCTCCACATACGCGAAGAACACGGGCTGGTACCAGTTGCCTTCGACCGTTTCAAACTTCTGGAAGAAATCCAGGGACTTCTTGAGCAGGGCGATGGCTTCTTCAGTTTTGGCCTGGGCCATGAGATCTTTGGCCTCCAGCAGCTCCGGCGGCTCAGGCCAGTCAAGATAGGCGATGTTCTGCCGGGGCAGCTCGGCTTTGGCGGTGTTCTCACCGATCTTGACCGTGCGGATGATTTTGTCACCATCCATGGTGAATTCGACATCCGGGATGCGGGAGCCGTCCTTGAGAACGATAGCCTGGCCGAAAGCCGCGCCAGAGAGGGCGAGCGAGGCGAGGAATAGCAGAGAGAGGCGCAACATATAGCAAAGAGAGTGAAGGATGCGAAATCAGAGTTTGGCGAGCTCCTGCTGGGCCACTTTCATTTCAGGCAGGTCTTTGAGGTCGGTGCGCTTCATCATTTCCACCAGCACCAGCTTGGCGGCTTCCCGGTCTGCATATTCACGCGGAGGAGTGGATGTGGGGTCCGCAGGACGGTTGAGTTTCACGAAAGCCCGGGCACACTGGAGATAGGAGTTCGCCATGATGCTCTTCCATTTTTGATGGGCGATGAAGACGCGCTGGTAGAAAGGAATGGCTGCGCCCCAATTCTGGTTGGCGAACTCGATCTCCCCCTGCATGAAGAGTGACATGGCATGGGCTTCTCCACGCCATTCCTTGGTATTGAGAATCTGGACGTAGAGCGTCTTGGCCTCTTCAAACTTCTTGAGCTGGAAGAGGGTCTTGGCCTTGCCCAGGGTGGCATCCAGGAGGCGGGAGCTGGCGGCATACTCCTCAATGGCCGAAGTGAAGAGTTCCATGGCCTTGTCGTATTCCCCCTTGGCATAGGCGATCTCGGCCAGGCCGACAGCAGCCCCGTCAGCATACTCGGTGTCTTTGTAAAATTCATTCAGCCGGTTGTAGCAGCCGGCCGCCTTGTCCAGATCGCCTTTGGTGCGGGCATTGTCCCCCACGGTGGCGAGGAGCATGGGGCTGAGGTCTTCCGGCTTGGCCACCTCAATGATGATGGCGAAGAATTTTTCTGCCTGCACGGGCTCGCGCATCACTTTGGCGAGCCAGGCTTTGGCAAAAAGGATGCGCATCTGGGAGGTGCCGTTGCGGGCAGCCTCGGCCGGCTGGAGCATTTCCTCCAGCTGGGTGGAGACCTGTTCAAGCGTAAGCTCCGGCTCTGGAGCAGGAGCGCCTTCCGCCACTGGGGCCGGGCGGCGGCGCTTGGGAGCGGTGAGGGTGACGAGCTGCTGGATGAGCCCTTCCACCTGCTGGTTGGAGGGGTTGCTGATGCGGGGCTTGATGGCATTGGCCAGGAGGGTTTTGGCCTCCTCCATCTTGTCTTCCTTCACCCGGGCACGGGAGATCCAGAGCACGGCCTTGAGCTCCTGCTCCTCATTGTCTTTCTGAGTGTTGAGGTATTTCTGCCACATGTCCCCCAGCTCTTTCCACTTGCCGGTGCCGGCATAAAGGTCGGTGGCCTGGTCCATGGCATAGCTGAGGACATCGTCGGATTTGGCCTTGTCCACACCCAGGGCAAAATTTTCCAGAGCCAGATCATACTCGCCCTTCTGGTTATACGCGTCACCCAGGAGCGTGTGCACCTGGCCGATGTTGGGATCGTTGGGGGCGTCCTTGATGATGGCCTGGAGGTCCGCCATGGCATTGTCAACATCCCGGGACTGGAACTTGATGAAGGCCAGGCGGTAACGCGCATCCACGACGTACTGCCCTTTGGGGTTTTCCTTCATGTAGTTCTTCAACGCCTTCGTAGTGTTGACGGAATCGTTCTGGTAAAAGTAAATCAGGGCGATGCGGTAGAGCGCATCATCCTTGTAGGCGGACTCGGGAAACTCGCTGACGAGCAGCTCAAATGTCGTGCGGGCATCGTCAAAGCGCTGCATTTCAAAAAGCACATTGCCACGCAGGAAGCGGAGGCGCTCGCGGTCGGACTTGGGAAAGCCCTCGGCTTTGTTAAAGGCATCCGCCGCGTCCTGGAGGTTGCCGTTTTCATAGGCGAGCATGCCGTACATTTCTGAGACGGTGCCAAGGTCAGCCCCGTCCGGAAACTCATTGATATAGCGCTCACAAAGCTGGCGGGCGGACTTGACCCGCTTCAACTGGGCATTGGCAATGATCATGCCAAAGACGCAGCGATCCCGCTGGGGGAACTCCTTGAAGTCATTCACAATGACATCAAAGGCGAGGAGGGACTCCCAGAAGCGGCCCATTTCAAAATAGCAGCGGCCCAGGCGGTAGTAGAGGGAGGCATCGTAATCGGTGCGCTGCTCGATCTCGGCAAGGAGGCCCTGGTTGATTTTCAATTTTTCCTCCAGTTCTTCCTTGGTGCCCTTGATGGGGCCTTTGCCCGGTGTTTTGAGGCTTTGCTCAATCTTGGCGATCACGTCCTGCTGCATGCGGGTGATCTCGTTTTTCCGGCGGACGAACTGGTAGGCGCCCAGGGCTTCACGGAAGCTTTTTTTCTCCAGCATCTGATCCCCGAGCTTCAGGTAGATGTTGTTCATCTGGGCGACGTTATCACCGCCGGTGGCAAAACCTTTGACCTTTTCCATGAGGGCTCCGGCTTCATCAAGCTCACCTTTGGCGACATGGAGGTCGGCGGCCATCATGGCGGCCTGAATCGCTTCGGAACTGCGGATGCCGCCTTCCAGCACGGATTTGAGGACATCGAGCGCTTCATCCACCTTGTCCTGTTTTTTTAGAGCTTCGGCGACAAACAGGCCGGCCTCCGATTTCATGTCCGGAGACTGGCTGACGACTTCTTTCAGGACAGAGATACCCTTGTCTGCATCTCCCTTGTTGATGTAGCTGCGGCCCAGGGCCATTTTGACGGCGTTGATGTATTCGCCATCGCCAAAGTTTTTGATGTATTCCTCAAGGGCCGCAATGGCCTTGTCATACTGCTCCAGATTGAAGTAGGAGGCGCCTTCGACAAACAGCACCTGGGCAAAGGGCTTGTTGTTCAGGTTGGTCTTGACCTGGTCAATCTTTTTGAGAGCTTCGGGAAATTTGGCCTCCTGGAAAAGCCGGAGGGCCTCGGCCATGAGGGCCTCGGTTTCCTGCTGGATGTTCAGGGCGCCCGCCGGGGCAGCGGGGGCCGCAGGCGGTGGAGCCTGGGCGATCACCTGAAGACCGGATGTCAGGACAAGAGCAAGGCAGAGGACATTTCGCATGGCAGACGGAGACAAGTAAATCATGGGAGGCCTGGCGGTCACAATCCAAAAACGACGGCAAAGCTCCGAAGCATAGGATCAAATAAGATCCGAAGTTGTTGAATCACATGACGATAACCGGACATTTTCGTGAAAAAGAACTCAAAATTAGCAGGAGCGTTTTTTTTGTCACGAACGAACTCTGTGACATCGAAAACAAGTGGTTGAACAGCCGCCCCCCGCTGTGGAGGCAAACTATAACGACGTTGGAGAGGCGGGGAGAATTAGATTATAAATCTGCAGGCAGGATTCTTCTCTGCCGCCCATTGAAAGAAGGAAGACCAAAGGCAGCAGGGGCAACAAAAATCATCACACCCTCTCATTTGGGGCGCTTTGGCCCCAGGGTTTTTGGGGGCCAGTCTGCACCCTCATGCCCCGAGCTGGCGGGCCCACTCGATGGCGCGCAGCATGCCAGTGGCCTTGTTCACGGTTTCCTGGTATTCGCTGGTGGGGACGGAGTCTGCAACGATGCCGGCCCCGGCCTGGACGTAGGCTTTGCCGTCTTTGAGAACGCAGGTGCGGAGGGCAATGCAGGAATCGAGGTTG
This window encodes:
- a CDS encoding MotA/TolQ/ExbB proton channel family protein → MHTRTRPSMFQTLLRGFVRLSACALLVGGNFIFVSSMSAQDAAPAGEAAAAPVIHEHTLMDRFHEGGWIMYPLLLCSIALVWLTVDLWMRTNVKSMAPPGQVSQVQDLFRAGDYVGAYQFCRSNNSYFANVTRVGLSFVGEGQEAVESALFSELNKTNSVVQTRINYLSVLGVCTPMIGLVGTVTGMMSAFATLGTSGVGDPSKLSAAIGEVLVATASGLAVAVPAFMIFYFLRNRLQGSMHGLQEIVSSLFRKMPYEHLKDAHVGEEEFYAAVPNWVTGNGEAVAVAVG
- a CDS encoding alpha/beta hydrolase-fold protein; the protein is MKFSAACLFLFLCLSLQAAPQDDQYVLGPDSQVQPGVPQGKVTQMPPWTESKIFPGTTRDWWVYVPAQYTQDKPAAVMVFCDGAGFVKPDGTFRAPVVFDNLIAKGEMPVTIGIFIQPGSFPNKDPKSKEKPRSNRSFEYDSLGDLYARFLLEEILPAVAKDYNLTTNPDERAICGNSSGGICAFTVAWERPEAFRKVVSHIGSFTNIRGGHVYPALIRKTDKKPIKVFLQDGKNDLDNQFGNWPLANQDMAAALKFAGYDYQFVLGEGTHNGKHGASLLPDTLRWIWK
- a CDS encoding biopolymer transporter ExbD; the protein is MAGGGGSTESGEPEFQIAPMIDVLLVLLIFFMSITSAQVAEIDKDIKLPVAADAKKKEDKNAMFEASVNVRWIAAKQQSIIKLDNRELENEEIVNILTQLKNNNPTYRVIIRGDRDVPAVEIQKVMALIAQSGIDDISFSALNKDA
- a CDS encoding biopolymer transporter ExbD, producing the protein MAHHNKHRLIEAEQVNMGFQIAPMIDVVFVIMLFFMVMAGAVKVERELKTQLPGLGVPALADENTPPDEIMVTVEETGVVTLNEEEFDSPGDKVLPNFTNTLMRLKQEADHRNAKVMVTIQAEEQARYERIIDVLNSMAKARIANVTFTVGGDDFF
- a CDS encoding tetratricopeptide repeat protein gives rise to the protein MRNVLCLALVLTSGLQVIAQAPPPAAPAAPAGALNIQQETEALMAEALRLFQEAKFPEALKKIDQVKTNLNNKPFAQVLFVEGASYFNLEQYDKAIAALEEYIKNFGDGEYINAVKMALGRSYINKGDADKGISVLKEVVSQSPDMKSEAGLFVAEALKKQDKVDEALDVLKSVLEGGIRSSEAIQAAMMAADLHVAKGELDEAGALMEKVKGFATGGDNVAQMNNIYLKLGDQMLEKKSFREALGAYQFVRRKNEITRMQQDVIAKIEQSLKTPGKGPIKGTKEELEEKLKINQGLLAEIEQRTDYDASLYYRLGRCYFEMGRFWESLLAFDVIVNDFKEFPQRDRCVFGMIIANAQLKRVKSARQLCERYINEFPDGADLGTVSEMYGMLAYENGNLQDAADAFNKAEGFPKSDRERLRFLRGNVLFEMQRFDDARTTFELLVSEFPESAYKDDALYRIALIYFYQNDSVNTTKALKNYMKENPKGQYVVDARYRLAFIKFQSRDVDNAMADLQAIIKDAPNDPNIGQVHTLLGDAYNQKGEYDLALENFALGVDKAKSDDVLSYAMDQATDLYAGTGKWKELGDMWQKYLNTQKDNEEQELKAVLWISRARVKEDKMEEAKTLLANAIKPRISNPSNQQVEGLIQQLVTLTAPKRRRPAPVAEGAPAPEPELTLEQVSTQLEEMLQPAEAARNGTSQMRILFAKAWLAKVMREPVQAEKFFAIIIEVAKPEDLSPMLLATVGDNARTKGDLDKAAGCYNRLNEFYKDTEYADGAAVGLAEIAYAKGEYDKAMELFTSAIEEYAASSRLLDATLGKAKTLFQLKKFEEAKTLYVQILNTKEWRGEAHAMSLFMQGEIEFANQNWGAAIPFYQRVFIAHQKWKSIMANSYLQCARAFVKLNRPADPTSTPPREYADREAAKLVLVEMMKRTDLKDLPEMKVAQQELAKL